A stretch of Macadamia integrifolia cultivar HAES 741 chromosome 7, SCU_Mint_v3, whole genome shotgun sequence DNA encodes these proteins:
- the LOC122085111 gene encoding probable polyamine transporter At1g31830: MEENNGVAYVVIDEAIPPRIDNFKKVSVLPLVFLIFYEVSGGPFGFEDTVQAAGPLLALLGFLVFPFIWSVPEALITAEMGTMFPENGGYVVWVSSALGPYWGFQQGWMKWLSGVIDNALYPVLFLDYLKSAIPALGGGLPRIVAVLILTVALTYMNYRGMTIVGWVALLLGVFSILPFVVIGLLAIPKLKPSRWLVVNLHKVDWGLYLNTLFWNLNYWDSISTLAGEVDNPKKTLPRALFYALILVVLGYFFPLLIGTGAIPLNRDLWTDGYFSDIAKILGGVWLRWWIQGASALSNMGMFLAEMSSDSFQLLGMAERGMLPEFFRKRSPYGTPLIGILFSASGVVFLSWLSFQEIVAAENFLYCFGMIMEFVAFVRLRMKHPAVSRPFKIPVGTMGAILMCIPPTALICVVLSLASLNVMVVSLTAVLIGLVMEPSLRYIEKKKLVKFSVSSDLPDLYANHESTESLID, encoded by the coding sequence ATGGAAGAGAACAATGGTGTAGCATATGTGGTTATTGATGAGGCAATTCCTCCCAGGATTGATAACTTCAAGAAGGTTTCTGTTTTACCTCTTGTTTTCCTAATCTTCTATGAGGTATCTGGGGGCCCCTTTGGTTTTGAGGACACCGTTCAGGCGGCTGGTCCCCTTTTAGCTCTTCTTGGTTTTCTGGTTTTCCCATTCATATGGAGTGTTCCTGAGGCCCTAATAACAGCTGAAATGGGTACCATGTTCCCGGAGAATGGAGGGTATGTTGTTTGGGTCTCATCAGCTCTAGGACCATATTGGGGTTTTCAGCAAGGTTGGATGAAATGGCTAAGTGGTGTCATTGATAATGCACTATACCCAGTTCTGTTTCTAGACTATCTGAAATCAGCAATCCCAGCTTTAGGTGGTGGTTTACCAAGGATAGTAGCCGTATTAATATTGACTGTGGCTCTCACTTACATGAACTACAGGGGTATGACGATTGTCGGATGGGTCGCTCTACTCTTAGGGGTGTTCTCGATTCTCCCTTTTGTGGTTATAGGACTTCTGGCAATCCCAAAATTGAAGCCCTCGAGATGGTTAGTCGTAAACCTGCACAAGGTTGATTGGGGTTTGTACCTTAACACTCTCTTCTGGAATCTGAATTACTGGGACTCAATTAGTACTCTTGCTGGAGAGGTGGACAATCCAAAGAAAACTCTCCCAAGGGCTCTCTTTTATGCTTTGATCTTGGTTGTTCTTGGATACTTTTTCCCACTTTTGATTGGTACTGGGGCTATCCCACTCAACCGTGATTTGTGGACAGATGGTTATTTCTCAGATATTGCTAAAATTTTAGGTGGAGTGTGGTTGAGATGGTGGATTCAAGGAGCTTCTGCATTATCTAATATGGGGATGTTTTTGGCTGAGATGAGCAGTGACTCTTTCCAACTTCTGGGGATGGCAGAACGTGGGATGCTTCCTGAGTTCTTTAGAAAGAGGTCTCCTTATGGAACCCCTTTAATTGGAATCTTGTTCTCAGCTTCTGGGGTTGTTTTTTTGTCATGGCTGAGCTTTCAAGAGATTGTAGCTGCAGAGAACTTCTTGTACTGTTTTGGAATGATTATGGAGTTTGTTGCATTTGTAAGGTTAAGGATGAAGCACCCAGCTGTGTCAAGGCCATTTAAGATACCAGTGGGGACAATGGGAGCCATTTTAATGTGTATTCCTCCAACTGCATTGATCTGTGTGGTATTATCTCTTGCTTCTCTTAATGTTATGGTTGTAAGTCTCACAGCTGTGCTGATTGGTCTTGTCATGGAGCCTAGTCTCAGGTACattgagaagaagaaattggTCAAGTTCTCTGTAAGTTCTGACCTTCCAGACCTTTATGCAAATCATGAGAGTACTGAATCCTTAATCGATTGA